From one Triticum urartu cultivar G1812 chromosome 3, Tu2.1, whole genome shotgun sequence genomic stretch:
- the LOC125547819 gene encoding germin-like protein 11-1, whose product MKLLTVMFSYLLLLGLYTPPSLSDSPPLQDMCPMAPQGERKLFMNGYLCKHPSTILASDFKTLLLNHARKLDNVVRSSANIVTAAEFPGLNTLGMSMARTDIDPYGLVLPHSHPRASEMMFVHDGRVLAGFFDTTGKLFQKRLCKGDVFIFPRGLVHFIMNYGFRLATTFSVLNSQNPGVVGITHAMFAPDSDVVEGLVARMMKFREMEISDNKTTDFPWTS is encoded by the coding sequence ATGAAGCTCCTCACCGTCATGTTTTCCTACCTCCTCCTCCTTGGCCTCTATACACCACCAAGCCTGTCAGACAGTCCACCTCTTCAAGATATGTGCCCTATGGCGCCTCAGGGTGAAAGGAAGCTGTTCATGAACGGCTACCTCTGCAAGCACCCTAGCACCATACTGGCTTCTGATTTCAAGACTTTGCTTCTCAACCATGCCAGGAAACTAGACAACGTGGTCCGGTCATCGGCGAACATCGTCACCGCTGCCGAGTTCCCTGGCCTCAACACCCTTGGCATGTCCATGGCACGGACCGACATCGACCCGTATGGGCTAGTGCTTCCCCACTCTCACCCAAGGGCGTCTGAGATGATGTTTGTCCATGATGGCAGGGTGCTGGCTGGTTTCTTTGACACAACCGGCAAGCTGTTTCAGAAGAGACTATGTAAGGGGGATGTGTTCATCTTTCCCCGTGGTTTGGTTCATTTCATCATGAACTATGGTTTCCGTCTTGCAACGACGTTCTCGGTGCTTAACAGTCAGAACCCTGGTGTAGTTGGCATCACCCATGCAATGTTCGCGCCAGATTCAGATGTAGTTGAGGGGCTGGTGGCCAGAATGATGAAGTTCAGAGAGATGGAAATCTCCGACAACAAGACTACTGATTTTCCATGGACTTCCTGA